A genomic window from Flavobacterium phycosphaerae includes:
- a CDS encoding CRTAC1 family protein, with protein sequence MSIGAGGGNYSTLFTDFDNDGDTDVFISKCSGPPCELHRNDGNGVYTDISAIAQINVTPIQTWSSGIADYDNDGDMDIIITASTGLHKYFRNNLDTSNNTEEAFSNITAGSGWDTNTSTNIDNVAYDFDNDGFVDVLGGGNKIMFNQGDSTFSATTYTGISVGAIGDLNNDGFLDILNGGTIRYAVPNGNKWLEVALQGIQSNSNGIGARIEIYGAWGKQIRDVRSGQGFKYMASLNAHFGIGQATTIDQVVIKWPSGIIDTYNNVTPNQMLRVMEGSTLAVNSFNNTAFSLYPNPAKHTINITLNSNNPIEFKEAQVFDMNGKVVLQTKLDSTSINVDKLATGTYILLLKDAQEKNYSQKFIKE encoded by the coding sequence ATGAGTATTGGTGCCGGTGGTGGAAATTATTCCACTTTATTTACTGACTTTGATAATGATGGAGATACCGATGTATTCATTTCTAAATGTTCAGGACCTCCATGCGAATTACATAGAAATGACGGTAACGGAGTATATACTGATATCTCTGCTATTGCCCAAATTAATGTGACTCCAATTCAAACATGGTCGTCAGGTATAGCCGATTATGACAATGATGGTGATATGGATATCATTATTACTGCCAGCACAGGATTACATAAATATTTCAGAAATAATTTAGATACTTCTAACAACACTGAAGAAGCTTTCAGCAACATTACAGCTGGCTCAGGTTGGGATACTAATACATCAACCAATATTGATAACGTAGCTTATGATTTTGACAATGACGGATTTGTAGACGTCTTAGGTGGTGGTAATAAAATCATGTTCAATCAAGGTGACAGCACCTTTTCTGCAACAACTTACACCGGAATTAGTGTTGGTGCTATCGGCGACTTAAATAATGATGGGTTTCTTGACATTTTAAACGGAGGTACCATTCGCTATGCTGTTCCAAACGGTAATAAATGGTTAGAAGTTGCTTTACAAGGTATTCAAAGTAACAGTAATGGGATTGGTGCCCGTATTGAAATTTATGGGGCTTGGGGCAAACAAATCAGAGATGTTAGAAGTGGTCAAGGCTTTAAATATATGGCATCACTAAACGCTCATTTCGGAATTGGTCAAGCTACAACTATTGACCAAGTAGTTATAAAATGGCCTTCAGGAATCATTGATACTTACAACAATGTTACGCCAAACCAAATGCTTAGAGTTATGGAAGGATCAACTTTAGCCGTTAATTCATTCAACAACACGGCTTTTAGTTTGTATCCAAATCCTGCAAAACACACTATTAACATCACTTTAAACAGCAATAATCCTATTGAATTTAAAGAAGCTCAGGTATTTGATATGAATGGTAAAGTAGTATTACAAACCAAACTGGATAGCACTTCAATCAATGTTGATAAATTAGCAACCGGAACATATATCTTATTGTTGAAAGATGCTCAGGAAAAAAATTATTCTCAAAAATTCATAAAAGAATAA
- a CDS encoding ion channel — protein sequence MYGLFKKINNKAKADANTGFGTNASSYGGRFINKSGNANIKKSGIGLFDSISWYHTMLNIPRWKFMVIIVIFYFLVNFIFASIYYGIGVEHLNGVVATSTLDKFGQAFFFSVQTFTTVGYGHVSPSGFLTSFTAAVEALFGLLSFAIATGLFYGRFSKPKAFIRFSQNALIAPYKNGTGLMLRMTPYKNANLTDAEVKMTVGMIVEEDGKLVNKFYNLELELAKINSLTLSWTLVHPITESSPLHGFRKDDYENINGEILVFLKVFDDMFSTTVAKRTSYSFAEVVFGAKFIPMYFKSTDENKTVLHIDKLNAFEKVTL from the coding sequence ATTTATGGCCTTTTTAAAAAAATAAACAACAAAGCCAAAGCAGATGCTAATACAGGTTTTGGCACCAATGCATCAAGTTATGGTGGGCGATTTATCAATAAAAGCGGAAATGCTAATATAAAAAAATCGGGGATAGGCCTTTTTGACAGCATTAGTTGGTACCACACCATGTTGAATATTCCGCGTTGGAAATTCATGGTGATTATTGTTATTTTCTATTTTTTGGTCAATTTTATTTTTGCCAGCATTTATTATGGTATTGGTGTTGAGCATCTGAATGGGGTTGTGGCCACTTCTACTTTAGATAAATTTGGTCAGGCATTTTTCTTTAGCGTTCAAACGTTTACTACAGTGGGGTACGGGCATGTTAGTCCGAGTGGCTTTTTAACCAGTTTTACTGCGGCAGTGGAGGCTTTGTTTGGGTTGCTGAGTTTTGCTATCGCTACCGGTTTGTTTTATGGGAGATTCAGTAAGCCCAAAGCTTTTATTCGATTTTCACAAAATGCATTGATAGCTCCTTATAAAAACGGAACTGGACTAATGCTGAGAATGACACCCTATAAAAATGCCAATCTTACCGATGCTGAAGTTAAAATGACTGTGGGAATGATAGTGGAGGAGGATGGAAAATTGGTCAATAAATTTTACAATTTGGAGTTGGAGTTGGCCAAAATTAATTCATTAACCTTGAGTTGGACCTTGGTGCATCCGATTACGGAAAGCAGTCCGTTGCATGGTTTTAGGAAAGATGATTATGAAAATATCAATGGAGAGATTTTGGTATTCCTAAAGGTTTTTGATGATATGTTCAGTACTACTGTGGCTAAACGAACTTCTTATTCTTTTGCTGAAGTTGTGTTTGGAGCCAAATTTATTCCGATGTATTTTAAAAGTACTGATGAAAACAAAACCGTGTTACACATAGACAAACTAAATGCTTTTGAAAAAGTAACGTTATAA
- a CDS encoding GNAT family N-acetyltransferase: MIQIENNQDLQFTDIRGIAKEVWPIAYGAILSEAQLNYMMEMMYSVPSLHEQVMEKKHRFILAKEGETVLGFASFEFNYGKKPKTKIHKIYILTTEQGKGIGKQLIDFIANEAKKRHQKELLLNVNKNNKAIRFYESIGFTISFEEVISIGNGYVMDDYVMEKSI, encoded by the coding sequence ATGATTCAAATAGAAAACAATCAGGACCTGCAGTTTACTGACATTAGAGGCATTGCCAAAGAGGTTTGGCCGATAGCTTATGGAGCTATTTTAAGTGAAGCTCAACTGAATTATATGATGGAAATGATGTATAGTGTTCCATCTTTGCATGAGCAAGTTATGGAGAAAAAACATCGTTTTATTTTGGCCAAAGAAGGCGAAACGGTGTTGGGATTTGCATCATTTGAATTTAATTATGGTAAAAAACCGAAAACCAAAATTCATAAAATTTATATTTTGACTACTGAACAAGGAAAAGGAATTGGCAAACAACTCATTGATTTTATTGCAAATGAGGCTAAAAAACGTCATCAAAAAGAATTGCTTTTAAATGTAAATAAAAACAATAAAGCAATTCGGTTTTATGAAAGCATAGGTTTTACGATTAGTTTTGAAGAAGTCATCAGCATTGGCAATGGCTATGTGATGGATGATTATGTGATGGAGAAATCAATTTAA
- a CDS encoding DUF1801 domain-containing protein, with protein sequence MQSKAVTPQEYLNELPSDRKVAVEKLRDTILENLPEGFQEVMGYGMLGYVVPHSIYPKGYHCDPKLPLPFINVASQKNFVALYHMGIYANATLLDWFVSEYPKHSKAKLDMGKSCIRFKKMDDIPYDLIAELIRKITVQDWISGYENAFTKA encoded by the coding sequence ATGCAATCTAAAGCCGTTACCCCTCAAGAGTATTTAAACGAATTGCCATCTGACAGGAAAGTTGCCGTGGAAAAACTTCGCGACACCATACTGGAAAATTTGCCCGAAGGATTTCAGGAAGTGATGGGGTATGGTATGCTGGGCTATGTGGTGCCACACAGTATCTACCCTAAAGGCTATCATTGTGACCCGAAATTACCGTTGCCTTTTATAAATGTAGCTTCTCAAAAAAACTTTGTGGCTTTGTACCACATGGGGATTTATGCTAATGCTACTTTGCTGGATTGGTTTGTTTCCGAATATCCAAAGCATAGTAAAGCCAAACTGGATATGGGCAAGAGTTGTATTCGATTTAAAAAAATGGATGATATACCTTATGATTTGATTGCCGAGTTGATTCGGAAAATAACGGTACAGGATTGGATTTCTGGTTATGAAAATGCATTTACAAAAGCTTAA
- a CDS encoding DUF3667 domain-containing protein — protein sequence MSKSPLRQDKTCLNCRYVVENRFCPNCGQENTDTRKTFHHLFIHFFEDLTHYENAFWKTIKNLFFKPASLTKEYLSGKRLSYLAPVRLYIFISFVTFFLIAAFPTGENELIHANQTLTIQVKDKNGVLKDSVISTKKIKVSDMMKMDEKMQEKMHLTNAQQNENFLNFGYKNLKELDSLQKYGPADDKLSDFEYNIIKKSLEVKAKYDKQEMWEKFAEAAWHNFPKALFIYMPLFAFVLWLFHGKKRWYYFDHGIFTLHYFSFLLLSGLLIFFFNKIMNCFVDNTFTAIISYVGIGLGYLWMFYYFFPAHHRFYGETRVISFLKSIAMLVINSILIFILLLVFIIYTFINLH from the coding sequence ATGTCCAAAAGTCCGCTACGCCAAGATAAAACGTGCTTAAACTGCCGATACGTTGTAGAAAACCGATTCTGTCCCAATTGCGGTCAGGAAAATACCGATACTCGAAAAACGTTTCACCACCTGTTTATCCATTTTTTTGAGGATTTGACACATTATGAAAATGCCTTTTGGAAAACAATCAAAAACTTGTTCTTCAAACCTGCATCACTGACCAAAGAATATCTTTCGGGCAAGCGTCTATCCTATTTGGCCCCAGTTCGTTTGTACATTTTCATCAGTTTTGTGACGTTCTTCTTAATTGCTGCTTTTCCGACCGGCGAAAATGAATTAATTCATGCTAATCAAACGCTGACAATTCAAGTAAAAGACAAAAATGGTGTACTCAAAGACAGTGTGATTTCGACCAAAAAAATAAAAGTGTCGGATATGATGAAGATGGATGAAAAAATGCAAGAGAAAATGCACCTAACCAATGCTCAACAAAACGAGAACTTCTTAAACTTTGGCTATAAAAATCTCAAAGAACTGGATTCACTTCAAAAATACGGCCCGGCTGATGATAAACTATCCGATTTTGAATACAACATCATCAAAAAATCATTGGAGGTAAAAGCCAAATACGACAAACAGGAAATGTGGGAGAAATTTGCCGAAGCGGCTTGGCATAACTTCCCGAAAGCCTTGTTTATTTATATGCCTTTATTTGCTTTTGTATTATGGCTATTTCATGGTAAAAAACGTTGGTATTACTTTGATCACGGTATCTTTACTTTACACTATTTCTCGTTTCTACTACTCTCCGGACTACTGATATTTTTTTTCAATAAAATAATGAATTGTTTTGTGGACAATACCTTTACGGCTATCATTTCTTATGTTGGTATTGGTTTGGGTTATCTTTGGATGTTTTATTATTTCTTCCCGGCGCACCATCGTTTTTATGGCGAAACCCGCGTGATCTCGTTTCTGAAAAGCATTGCTATGCTAGTCATTAACTCTATTTTAATCTTCATCTTACTACTTGTCTTTATCATATATACTTTCATCAATTTACATTAG
- a CDS encoding M28 family peptidase: MKSNCIKIIALFLVTGLFTNCSSQKSVTKNKSVTNYIDAISIESLRTNLTKIASDEMEGRQTGSEGQKKAGRYIIDFYKSHGIAFPKGASDYYQHIPAAYLNAKYNEDLPDSENIWAFIEGSEKPDEIVVISAHYDHVGIKKGEIYNGADDDGSGTVAIMEMAAAFQKAKNEGHGPKRSILILHVTGEEHGLHGSRYYSEKPLFPIANTVADVNIDMIGRRDDFHKDSNNYVYVIGSDYLSSDLYTICESVNKDFIHLNLDYKYNDKQDPNRFYYRSDHYNFAKNGIPSVFLFNGTHADYHKASDEVSKIEFDALTKRTQYGFAIAWEIANRKDKLVVDKEDGR, translated from the coding sequence ATGAAATCAAATTGCATCAAAATAATAGCTCTTTTTTTAGTTACGGGTCTTTTTACTAATTGTAGTTCTCAAAAATCAGTTACCAAAAACAAATCGGTTACCAACTATATCGATGCCATTAGTATCGAAAGCCTGAGAACGAATTTAACCAAAATCGCTTCCGATGAAATGGAAGGACGTCAAACCGGCAGTGAAGGGCAAAAAAAAGCCGGTCGTTACATTATTGATTTCTATAAAAGTCACGGCATAGCTTTTCCAAAAGGCGCTTCTGATTATTACCAACACATACCGGCGGCCTATTTAAATGCAAAATACAATGAAGACTTACCCGATTCGGAAAACATATGGGCTTTTATAGAAGGCTCTGAAAAACCGGATGAAATTGTTGTGATTTCAGCTCATTATGATCATGTTGGGATTAAAAAAGGAGAAATCTATAACGGTGCTGATGATGATGGTTCCGGGACTGTTGCTATTATGGAAATGGCAGCCGCCTTTCAAAAAGCTAAAAATGAAGGCCATGGTCCAAAACGCTCTATCCTGATTTTGCACGTAACCGGTGAAGAACACGGTTTACACGGTTCGCGCTACTATTCCGAAAAACCTTTGTTTCCAATAGCCAATACCGTTGCCGATGTCAATATTGATATGATAGGACGTCGCGATGATTTTCACAAAGACTCTAATAACTACGTGTATGTAATTGGTTCCGATTATTTATCTTCCGACTTGTACACCATTTGTGAAAGCGTAAACAAAGATTTCATCCATCTTAACTTGGATTATAAATACAACGACAAACAAGATCCAAACCGATTTTATTACCGTTCCGATCATTATAATTTTGCCAAAAACGGAATCCCATCCGTATTTCTATTCAATGGCACTCATGCCGATTACCACAAGGCTTCAGATGAAGTGAGTAAAATAGAATTTGATGCTTTAACCAAACGCACCCAATACGGTTTTGCCATTGCCTGGGAAATTGCCAACAGAAAAGATAAATTAGTGGTCGATAAAGAAGACGGACGATAG
- the bshB1 gene encoding bacillithiol biosynthesis deacetylase BshB1, with amino-acid sequence MKLDILAFGAHPDDVELGCSGTIAKEISLGKKVGIIDLTRGELGTRGSAEIRDSEARLAAEILGVSIRENLNMRDGFFVNDEAHQMEIIKMIRKYRPDIVLCNAIDDRHIDHGKGSKLVSDACFLSGLRRIETEFEGQQQEAWRPKVVYHYLQWKNIEPDFVVDISAFIDKKKESILAYASQFYSENSKEPITPIATKNFLDSIHYRTQDFGRLVGVEYAEGFTVERYVAVKSLGDLI; translated from the coding sequence ATGAAACTGGATATACTTGCTTTCGGGGCACATCCCGATGATGTTGAATTAGGTTGTAGCGGAACGATTGCTAAAGAAATTTCGCTGGGTAAAAAAGTTGGGATAATTGACTTAACCCGTGGCGAACTGGGAACTCGCGGCTCTGCAGAGATTAGAGATTCGGAAGCTCGTTTAGCGGCAGAAATTTTAGGCGTTTCCATTCGAGAGAACCTGAACATGCGCGATGGTTTTTTTGTGAATGATGAAGCCCACCAAATGGAAATCATTAAGATGATTCGTAAATACCGTCCGGATATAGTATTGTGTAATGCTATTGACGATCGTCATATTGACCATGGTAAAGGCAGTAAATTAGTCTCTGATGCTTGTTTTTTATCCGGTTTACGACGTATAGAAACGGAGTTTGAAGGCCAACAGCAAGAAGCTTGGCGTCCTAAAGTGGTGTATCATTACCTGCAATGGAAAAACATTGAACCCGATTTTGTGGTGGACATTTCAGCCTTTATTGATAAAAAGAAAGAATCTATTTTGGCTTATGCTTCTCAGTTTTATTCTGAAAATTCTAAAGAGCCTATAACGCCGATTGCTACAAAAAATTTCTTGGACAGTATTCATTACCGTACCCAGGACTTCGGAAGATTGGTAGGAGTTGAATATGCCGAAGGCTTTACAGTAGAGAGATACGTGGCTGTCAAGAGCTTAGGCGATTTGATTTAA
- a CDS encoding chorismate-binding protein: protein MTDLFLKVKIHQEQQLPFALFCKPNSDRMVGLFQKNDHLYFLENFQETGFVFAPFDGEAIPYIPQKHSDVMVEKIYNSNYHFQNGNSDSPDENAKTAYETLVKKGVEAIETNEFQKVVLSRKEVVKLTAFDIEMVFRKLTQHYPTAFQYCFFHPKIGMWMGATPEQFLKIKDKNIQTVALAGTQVAANGEKIVWHEKEKTEQQLVTDFILEGLQHLVSELTFSSPYSVQAGNIWHIKTDILAKAKSKKTFSTIIEALHPTSAVCGLPKAAAKEFILQNEGYNREYYSGFLGEFNIDLATFRTQQSDLFVNLRCMKIVGDTAELFMGCGITKDSVPEDEFTESVNKSMTMKKVLDF, encoded by the coding sequence ATGACGGATTTGTTTTTAAAAGTCAAAATTCATCAAGAGCAACAATTGCCCTTTGCTTTGTTTTGCAAACCCAATTCGGACCGAATGGTAGGGCTTTTTCAAAAAAATGACCATCTTTATTTTTTGGAGAATTTTCAGGAAACCGGTTTTGTTTTTGCGCCTTTCGATGGCGAGGCTATTCCTTATATTCCTCAAAAGCATTCCGATGTGATGGTGGAAAAGATTTATAATTCTAATTATCATTTTCAAAATGGTAATTCCGATAGCCCGGATGAAAATGCCAAGACCGCTTATGAAACTTTGGTTAAAAAAGGAGTAGAAGCCATTGAAACCAATGAATTTCAAAAAGTAGTATTGTCTCGTAAAGAGGTTGTCAAGCTTACGGCTTTCGATATAGAAATGGTTTTCAGAAAGTTAACACAGCATTATCCAACGGCGTTTCAATATTGTTTTTTTCATCCCAAAATAGGAATGTGGATGGGAGCAACCCCCGAACAGTTTTTAAAAATAAAGGATAAAAATATTCAAACTGTAGCTTTAGCCGGAACGCAGGTTGCCGCTAACGGGGAAAAAATCGTTTGGCACGAAAAAGAAAAAACAGAGCAACAATTGGTGACCGATTTTATTTTGGAAGGTTTGCAGCATTTGGTAAGCGAACTCACTTTTTCCAGTCCTTATTCAGTGCAGGCGGGTAACATTTGGCACATTAAAACCGATATATTGGCCAAAGCCAAATCCAAAAAAACATTTTCAACGATTATTGAGGCTCTGCATCCAACCTCGGCAGTTTGCGGTTTGCCGAAAGCCGCTGCGAAAGAGTTCATACTGCAAAACGAAGGCTATAACCGCGAATACTATTCAGGGTTTTTGGGCGAATTTAATATTGATTTAGCCACTTTCAGAACCCAACAATCTGATTTGTTTGTCAATTTGCGGTGCATGAAAATTGTGGGCGATACGGCCGAACTCTTTATGGGCTGTGGTATTACTAAAGACAGTGTGCCCGAGGACGAGTTTACGGAATCGGTCAATAAGTCGATGACCATGAAAAAAGTATTGGATTTTTAA
- a CDS encoding PaaI family thioesterase, with amino-acid sequence MPFDKDKMLQLCNDWSKNTLMQTLEIEYIDAGEDFLTAKMPVNPRVHQPMGLLHGGASVALAESVGSAASMLFINPEKQEARGIEISANHLRSKREGMVYCTAKIIHQGRSLHLWEIKITDENDKIISLCKLTNMILPRR; translated from the coding sequence ATGCCCTTTGATAAAGACAAAATGCTCCAACTTTGCAACGATTGGAGTAAAAACACCTTAATGCAAACGTTGGAAATAGAATACATCGATGCCGGTGAAGATTTTCTAACCGCTAAAATGCCCGTTAATCCCAGAGTGCATCAACCCATGGGGCTTTTACACGGAGGGGCTTCGGTAGCTTTAGCCGAAAGTGTTGGCAGCGCAGCTTCAATGCTGTTCATCAATCCGGAAAAACAAGAAGCTCGCGGCATTGAAATCTCAGCCAATCATTTGAGAAGTAAAAGAGAAGGTATGGTTTATTGTACCGCCAAAATTATTCATCAGGGAAGAAGCCTGCATTTGTGGGAAATTAAGATTACTGATGAAAATGACAAAATCATTTCGCTTTGTAAATTAACCAACATGATTTTACCCCGACGCTAA